The following are encoded together in the Mumia sp. Pv4-285 genome:
- a CDS encoding FG-GAP repeat domain-containing protein yields the protein MGLDARYPAVRGVAPDETFPVYSEDGVVLDRTTGMNVTCFLPMRPGAPACFRTPPWPPFTENHRFALASDVFVLHQDHPIPHGIAMDRSRFVLADLGADQGWRTDGRLRVVADVTGDGCGDIVAFGDDGVWVARGDGAGGFAPPTRVLEDFGRDAGGWDLAAHPRFVVDVTGNRCADIVGFGDDGVWVALADGTGGFESPHLVLADFGRVGGGWDSTRHLRVLADLTGDGCADIVGFGQDSVWVALADGAGGFGPTRLGVPGGFAFDDGWRTDVHVRALADLTGDGRPDIVGFGDDGVWVASNDGSGHFGERRFVLAEYGVNQGWSVATRPRLVADVSGDGRADLVGFREDGVLIAPGDGSGGFGSPTLVLPFFGSATVPVAWDPVRHPRLAADLTGSGGADLLGFAEDGAWALVLGTDGPLGPQLVVHDFGAEQAWRPEVHLRVAADLTGDGRADIVGFGDAGVWVSRNLGEGPRPPIVLSPA from the coding sequence ATGGGTCTGGATGCGCGCTATCCCGCCGTCCGCGGTGTCGCGCCCGACGAGACGTTCCCGGTCTACTCCGAGGACGGGGTGGTCCTCGACCGGACCACCGGGATGAACGTCACGTGCTTCCTGCCGATGCGCCCGGGAGCGCCCGCCTGCTTTCGTACGCCGCCCTGGCCCCCGTTCACGGAGAACCACCGGTTCGCGCTCGCGTCCGACGTCTTCGTGCTGCACCAGGACCATCCGATCCCGCACGGCATCGCGATGGACCGCAGCCGGTTCGTCCTGGCGGACCTCGGTGCCGACCAGGGGTGGCGTACGGACGGTCGGCTGCGCGTCGTCGCTGACGTGACCGGCGACGGGTGCGGCGACATCGTGGCTTTCGGTGACGACGGCGTGTGGGTCGCCCGCGGGGACGGCGCGGGGGGCTTCGCGCCGCCGACGCGGGTCCTGGAGGACTTCGGGCGCGATGCCGGCGGCTGGGATCTGGCGGCGCACCCCCGGTTCGTCGTCGACGTGACGGGGAACCGCTGCGCCGACATCGTGGGGTTCGGTGACGACGGCGTGTGGGTCGCGCTGGCCGACGGCACGGGCGGATTCGAGTCTCCGCACTTGGTCCTCGCCGACTTCGGCCGCGTCGGTGGAGGCTGGGACAGCACCCGCCACCTCCGTGTCCTCGCCGACCTGACCGGCGACGGGTGTGCCGACATCGTGGGGTTCGGTCAGGACTCGGTGTGGGTGGCGCTGGCGGACGGCGCCGGTGGGTTCGGTCCGACCCGGCTCGGTGTGCCGGGCGGGTTCGCGTTCGACGACGGCTGGCGCACCGACGTCCATGTGCGCGCCCTCGCGGACCTGACCGGAGACGGCCGACCGGACATCGTAGGGTTCGGCGACGACGGGGTCTGGGTCGCATCGAACGACGGCTCGGGGCACTTCGGCGAGCGGCGGTTCGTGCTGGCCGAGTACGGCGTCAACCAGGGCTGGAGCGTTGCCACGCGACCGCGTCTCGTCGCCGACGTGAGCGGCGACGGTCGAGCGGACCTGGTCGGGTTCCGTGAGGACGGCGTGCTGATCGCTCCCGGCGACGGCTCGGGTGGCTTCGGCAGTCCCACGCTCGTGCTGCCCTTCTTCGGCAGCGCGACCGTCCCGGTGGCGTGGGACCCGGTCCGCCATCCCCGGCTCGCCGCGGACCTGACCGGCAGCGGCGGCGCGGATCTCCTGGGGTTCGCCGAGGACGGCGCCTGGGCGCTCGTGCTCGGCACCGACGGGCCGCTGGGGCCACAGCTCGTGGTCCACGACTTCGGCGCCGAGCAGGCCTGGCGGCCCGAGGTCCATCTCCGGGTGGCCGCCGACCTCACCGGAGACGGGCGGGCCGACATCGTGGGCTTCGGCGACGCCGGGGTGTGGGTGTCACGCAACCTTGGCGAGGGTCCTCGACCGCCGATCGTCCTCAGCCCCGCGTGA
- a CDS encoding putative immunity protein yields MEQAPGDFALTMDELRTVARFAAQSAEQSLPVFEAEDPADPRPRAALDAAWAFADGAPRTALQRTAAVEAHRAAKDVMTEAAQLAARASGDAAAAAYLHPIAKATQVGHILRAAACAARVAELEAAGDAGAAAASLEAARQRATPALIDVLSRYPAAPAGRGRVAELMRTLDSALRRAGG; encoded by the coding sequence ATGGAGCAGGCACCCGGGGACTTCGCGCTGACGATGGACGAGCTGCGCACCGTCGCGCGGTTCGCAGCGCAGAGCGCTGAGCAGTCGTTGCCCGTGTTCGAGGCCGAAGACCCGGCCGACCCGCGTCCTCGCGCGGCCCTCGACGCCGCGTGGGCCTTCGCCGACGGAGCCCCCCGTACGGCCCTGCAGCGCACCGCCGCCGTGGAGGCCCACCGCGCTGCCAAGGACGTCATGACCGAGGCGGCCCAGCTCGCGGCGCGAGCATCGGGCGACGCCGCGGCTGCGGCATACCTGCACCCGATCGCGAAGGCGACGCAGGTCGGGCACATCCTCCGGGCGGCCGCGTGCGCGGCGCGCGTCGCCGAGCTGGAGGCAGCAGGCGACGCGGGCGCCGCGGCCGCCTCGCTCGAGGCGGCGCGACAGCGCGCCACACCCGCGCTCATCGACGTGCTCTCGCGGTACCCGGCGGCTCCGGCGGGGCGGGGGCGCGTCGCCGAGCTCATGCGCACCCTCGACAGCGCCCTGCGTCGAGCCGGCGGATAG